AATTTATTAAAAGCTTCTATTTCATTCAACAAGATGCCTTTTACAACCATTCATTTGCCAAGGTCGATGTTTCTGGTATAATTTTACTAGTTTCTTTTATTTGAATTTACTTGTTAACTGCTTATATTATGCTAATAGCCCCTACTATATAGGGCAAAATGCAAGATATAACAACTTACGTTTTTATCTAGTTTGTTTATTATAGAAGAACCCTATATACATTAGTATCCTACTTTTGTTTCTTTCTATTAAGACAGCGATTTATTGCATTTAACCTTATAATAAATCGCAAATGCCTTGcaataacagacagaaagaagTTTTTTAAGAGCTTCCAAAGTTGAAATTCTGGATTGTGATGATGATAAAAAGAAAGAATCCACAAAATCAAGCAagattgatgatgatgatgatgatgatagtgaTTTTGAAATGGATGAAGATGAAAGGATAGAATTCAGGAAAAAGATAAGACAAATGATCGAAATGAACCCTGAAGTCAAAGACGTTGACCctgaagaaaagaaaaaaatgatggaaaaacttttatctgaTTATCCACTTGTTGTAGATGAAGAGGATCCAGATTGGCCTGAAGATGCAGAAGGAAGGGGTTTTAATTTCAGTCAATTTTTTGATAAAATGACAATTAAAAACGTGAAAAAAGATGATGAAGATTATGATAGTGATGGTGAAGTTAATTGGCAAGATATTAGGGCTATTAAAGACATTAAGTCTGAAGAATGGGAGGACACTGTGTTTCAAGATCTTAGCCCCTTGATTGTTCTTGTTCATAATCGTTATAGAAGGTTACCTAATCTATCTAATTATAGCtttttaaaaccatttttatttacctttttaaatcatttttatttttttcagaccAAAAGAAAATGAAATGGCTCGTGATCAGTTGGAAAAAGCAATACAAATTATATGGGATTGTAGAATACCTTCACCAAGGGTAAccaaaatttcatcattttcaCTGATATGTGTGTATATTAATTAACATTTATTGtttgttttaacttttaactttttaacttttaacagtGTGTTGCGATTGATGCTGTTGTGGAGTGTGACTTAGTGTCAACACTTGGAGTTTCTGTTTTTCCTGAGCTCATATTTACAAAAGTTGGAAAGATTTTACACCGTGAAAAAGGTATAAAgattttgtttattatagcatcctacttttatttcttttttcttgCATTTAGATGTGGGCCCATGCTAAAAACTGACttttatataaaatcaaaaaacaagaaTAGAATTAAACAAAGACTCATTGTATTACCAAAGACATAAAAAATACATTCTCCCTTCCCCTCTACCCCCTTAAGTACTACTCTGTTGCAACAAACTAAATAAGTAAGATACCTAAATTACCCCTCTACTGATAAGATGCTCATGATTTGCTGAGTTTCCCGTTTTACCCCTTTTTGATTACGTGGCTGAAGTAGATGCCCACAACACAAGTTAAAAAGTATTGTAAATACGGGTTAAATGAAAAAATAGCCATGTATTTtcctatattttttttaataatagcattgtactttcatttcttcttattatatcattgtactttgaaattatctattatgAGGATCTTGTACTTTAAATTGTTAACTTTTATACTAGTCCTTGTaatttgctatttcttgcatttagggTCCTTTATGAAAATGACAAACAATTTCATATGTCAGAGTAAATTACAGTACTGGTCCCTAAGTCTAGTTGATTTTTGCTCATTTGGTCCCAATAAGTTTTCTCTTGCAGTTTTGGTCCTTATCTGAGTTCTTTGTAATGTTTTGGTACATGTTTTTAGTAAAGGTCCCTAAATATAGccgatttttgcaattttggtcccgaAAATATAGTCACTTGGAACCGGAACCAAAATTGTTACAATTACAAAAGCCTCAAATAAGGATCAAAATTGCAAAAGAAAACTATCTAGGACCAAAATCGCAAAAAttgaccaaaaatgtaacttacTCTATGTCAAATAAAATGTTGTGGTTTTGATGGGATATCAAACATGTCCAAAATTATTAGTTTTGGGCTGAAAAGCGAGATCAATGGACAAAAGATGCTTTTGACCAAAATTACAGATTTGCCCctattaatttatttttgttttgttaatttTCAGAAATTCGAACAGCTGACGAGTTGTCAAAGATGATGGCCTTCTTTTACTATGGAGCAGCAAAGCCCCCATGCCTTGGTAATGACTTTGTGATGACCAATGACGCAATCCCTGGTTTCACTACCAAGAAATAGATGTACAATCATGCTACAACGACTTGTACTTCATGCATGAACAGTTGTATACCAAGAAATAGATGTACAATCATGCTACAATGACTTGTACTTCATGCATGAAAAGTTGTATATTCTTCTAGATTTGTAATAGACCTAACAATATATAAGAAATTTTGGCAAAATAGATGTTATTAGCAAACTCTATTGTTAACACTTCATTTTTTTCTTATCCAACCCATTAAGAGGGTATCATATACGTGCATCTCAAAAGTGATTATGTATGACAAAATTGATTATACTCATTTGATTCAATGTTGTTGTATCATTCAGAGTCTCTTAATCATTCAGAGGCCCTCAAACAAACCCAAGTGATATTCTTATATTTTGTAGAAGTATTTGTATATCGCATATGACAATTTATTTTCTCTTAACtataattttgttataaatctcTAAATAGTCAGATAATCAGTTGATAGAAATTTAACTATTACCATTTTGACTTGGATCATTAAGTTCCTTGTGTTGTTTATGAGTTAAAAGATCGTATTATACAAGGTCCATTGTAACAATCACACAATTCTATCATTGTACAATGTAATAATCACAAAGTTCTATCACAATTATCTAAGAAAAATACAATGTTCCATAAAAGTTACAAAATACCCTTTATTAACATCACTTACAGTATGTGAAAATGACAAGTTTACCCCTAACATGAGCATAATTTAAGGTGAGATTTAAACTGATAGCAGGGATTTGAGCCACTGTGACAAGTGATAAAGGTCTCACCATCAGGATTCATAGAGACAAAGTCACTGGAATCAAGGATAGAGGAACTGCTCTAAGCCATCTGCATAAAACACTCAATTTTCATTCATTATCGTCTGTTGATTAAAATGATGAAAGCTGGCGaaaattctagaaaaaaaaaaggaaaataaataaTTCGTTGTTGAAAACTGTTTTCAGTTTTCTTAGAAAAGTTTTCATCAAATGGAGGTGgagtttttaactttttattttcagTTTTCAGTAGAATATTTAGTAAACGTATGCATTTggttaaaacatttttttttttcagttttccaACTTATCTTCATTTTTCTTAGAAAAGTTTTCAACAAAAGGAGTTGGAGTTTTTATTTTCAGTGTTCAGTAGAAAATTTAGAAAACGCATTTGGTTAAAACATTTTTTCAGTTTTCCAACTTGTTTTCATTTATCAAGAAAACGATTTTAGAAAATAGAGTTAAGTTTTAGAAAACGTGTTTGGTCAAAACTGGTGGAgttatcattttccattttagaaATTTAGAAAACTTTGAAAATTATAACAATCAtttttctaatttacatacaatttggtaagcagaaaattttcattttcttggaatttttttgaaaattgaaTTAATCAAACctgatttcaaaattttcatggaaagttggaaaattttccacaaccaaacgaaaCCTTAAGGGTGCGTGTGGTTGTggaaaattttccaagaaaaacggaaattttgaaaacgcgtttggttcgttcaattttccaaagttttctaagaaaatgaaaattttaggttGCATTTAGTTAAAggaaaaacaattttcatttttcgtgaaaaatttagaaaaacagacgaaccaaacgcgttttcaaaattcttatTTTTCTAGGAAATTTTTACCGGAAAACGGTCCATTTTTCCGCAACTAAACACACCCTTAAGTTTTtcaaattgtatgtaaattagaaaagCGAGTTTtacagttttccaaagttttccaaatttctaagatgaaaaatgaaaactCCATCATTTCCAACCAAAcacattttctaaaattttcattgaaaattaaaaatgaaaactcaactcaattttctgaaaacattttcttagaaaatgaAAATAGTTTTCTacaaccaaacgcaccctaagtttttattttccattttaaaaaataagaaaacGTGTTTGGTTATGTATTTTCCATCGGTTTTCATTTTCcaatttgttattttaaataggtttaaattgtttttgaaaaagaaacaTGTTTCCaacaaacccaaaaaaaaaagtaataaaatgGTAACGAACTATGAGTTTTATTTTTCTAGGCAGGTCACATTCAAAAATTGCACatttgtaaaaaaaaagtttataaaaaaCCTTTAAAAAGGTTGTAAAATAGTATATttgtaaaaaaagaaaaagaaaaaaaacaaatttggGGCGTATTTGTAAATTAAAACGTTTGGACCATATTAGTAACAAATTTTAACATTTAGACAAAATTTGTAACAAATTTTAAAATCTAAGGCAAAAGTGTAAAATTAGAATGTGACCTGGATAGTAAAACAAAAA
The genomic region above belongs to Lactuca sativa cultivar Salinas chromosome 4, Lsat_Salinas_v11, whole genome shotgun sequence and contains:
- the LOC111876623 gene encoding thioredoxin-like fold domain-containing protein MRL7L, chloroplastic, producing MSLLSMLPFSQPLFAKENLLKASISFNKMPFTTIHLPRSMFLTERSFLRASKVEILDCDDDKKKESTKSSKIDDDDDDDSDFEMDEDERIEFRKKIRQMIEMNPEVKDVDPEEKKKMMEKLLSDYPLVVDEEDPDWPEDAEGRGFNFSQFFDKMTIKNVKKDDEDYDSDGEVNWQDIRAIKDIKSEEWEDTVFQDLSPLIVLVHNRYRRPKENEMARDQLEKAIQIIWDCRIPSPRCVAIDAVVECDLVSTLGVSVFPELIFTKVGKILHREKEIRTADELSKMMAFFYYGAAKPPCLGNDFVMTNDAIPGFTTKK